In Saccharothrix violaceirubra, the following are encoded in one genomic region:
- a CDS encoding PglY protein, with protein sequence MSTSEKFLRDVIEIPESVHAGDFKVELSGGFADTEARVAEYVVTDQLRTAFGKALSIVRAAVRDGSSHAAYLHGSFGSGKSHFLTVLHAVLNNEPAARAKPGLQPVVAEHDEWLRGRKFLMVPYHLVGAGDIDSAILGGYVATVRDLHPGRPTPPVYRADAMLDDARRQRAYENDDEKFARWLGNDGGQHGGAVGAGDDLDVIDAGAVTTWTTARLDQAFSAPAGDPVRGALVSALLSGPMSSYARGASGDRDAFIPLENGLAVVSQHAKDLGYDGLVLFLDELILWLQAHMSDQQFVNTQVGKLVKLIESGVADRALPIVSFISRQRDLSKLVGEDVTGADVKNLESQVEYLAGRFDVVNLDDRNLIPIIKERVLKPKPGARAALDDAFAGIESANAMSRDVLLDSTGVTGATWSDFRDVYPLSPALLNVLVALSGALQRERTGLKLLQEMLRRRRADMKVGDLIPLGDLWDVLSDGTGEAFTDRLRREAEAAQRFHARVRAHLLEKYGSSGDQRFVADDRLVKTLLLASLTPKVPAFAQLTGARLAALNHGSIRSRTVAPGDVVVSRLRELQGQFGELRSDRDEDPMFALHLSDLDIEPLLDAVGEKDRVGARRVWVRDQLWKALGIKDSGEFVSEREVVWRGTRRTAEFVFANVRDSQELVDAQFGPSLAGRVRFILDYPFDSAGQHPSDDAARVTGLVRSGFDAATVVWLPHFLSTQKAAQLGRLLKIDYLLERDRLDDYAVHLSADDRIRVRHQLQAQRDNLTSQLTAALRQLYGIAQAEESTISAEVGQQGHVMSLLPAHKPRLLAGAGFEHNLFALADGVFETLYPKHPDFDPQRNRKPVTTGELRTVLGWITRAAEDGGRRVVVDRNHLALVKRIVHPLELGEVSDGPLNLSNEWRRRIEQYAAQQGVTGDYAVEDIRQWISGLGFTGLDKPVANLVVATYALLADRAWLHHGGPTDPPDLDRIGPGYALRAQELPTAEEFTAARTRAMRLFGVHVPDALFARNVNRLAAEIRTQIAAHESAVNGVRVSLGKHAAALGVTDADARPRTARDAADLLAALSTLHDATPMLRHLVRVAYDATDEVVGNAIKSAVSVLSALDKVDWSLLESVRGFTGREDGVGDRARRLVSDVRLAAADDEFNRPLAPVLDSIRRDAVALISEAARLAGAAAGTTSGNRVIVEPVPPVPEGGADQISLTDHGTPAVPGGSGDKPAMTPRRHVVRSSAVERELAGIISDIRREIHAYAGRHPGGRIEITWRVVAEEES encoded by the coding sequence GTGAGCACTTCGGAGAAGTTCCTCAGGGACGTCATCGAGATCCCGGAGTCGGTGCACGCGGGCGACTTCAAAGTCGAGCTGTCCGGCGGGTTCGCGGACACCGAGGCCCGCGTCGCCGAGTACGTGGTCACCGACCAGCTCCGGACGGCGTTCGGCAAGGCGCTGTCGATTGTGCGGGCCGCGGTCCGCGACGGCAGCTCACACGCCGCCTACCTGCACGGCTCGTTCGGTTCCGGTAAGAGCCACTTCCTGACCGTGCTGCACGCGGTGCTGAACAACGAGCCGGCGGCCCGCGCCAAGCCCGGCCTGCAGCCGGTCGTCGCGGAGCACGACGAGTGGCTGCGCGGCCGGAAGTTCCTGATGGTGCCCTACCACCTCGTGGGCGCCGGGGACATCGACTCGGCGATTCTCGGCGGTTACGTCGCCACGGTGCGCGACCTGCACCCCGGTCGGCCTACACCACCGGTGTACCGGGCGGACGCGATGCTCGACGACGCCCGTCGCCAGCGCGCGTACGAAAACGACGACGAGAAGTTCGCACGGTGGCTCGGCAACGACGGAGGGCAGCACGGTGGCGCCGTCGGCGCCGGTGACGATCTCGACGTGATCGATGCCGGCGCGGTCACCACGTGGACGACGGCCCGGCTCGACCAGGCGTTCTCCGCCCCTGCCGGCGACCCGGTGCGTGGCGCGCTGGTCTCGGCGCTGCTGTCCGGCCCGATGTCGTCATACGCCCGCGGCGCGAGCGGTGACCGCGACGCGTTCATCCCGCTGGAAAACGGTCTGGCCGTCGTCAGCCAGCACGCGAAGGACCTCGGCTACGACGGTCTCGTGCTGTTCCTCGACGAGCTGATCCTGTGGCTGCAGGCCCACATGTCCGACCAGCAGTTCGTCAACACCCAGGTCGGCAAGCTGGTCAAGCTGATCGAGTCCGGCGTCGCCGACCGCGCCCTCCCGATCGTGTCGTTCATCTCGCGCCAGAGGGACCTGTCCAAGCTGGTCGGCGAAGACGTCACCGGCGCCGACGTGAAGAACCTCGAATCGCAGGTCGAGTACCTGGCCGGTCGTTTCGACGTGGTGAACCTGGACGACCGCAACCTCATCCCGATCATCAAAGAGCGGGTGCTCAAGCCGAAGCCGGGCGCGCGGGCCGCGCTCGACGACGCGTTCGCCGGTATCGAGTCCGCGAACGCGATGTCCCGGGACGTCCTGCTCGACTCGACCGGCGTGACCGGTGCGACCTGGTCGGACTTCCGCGACGTCTACCCGTTGTCGCCCGCACTGCTGAACGTCCTCGTGGCACTGTCCGGTGCCCTTCAGCGGGAACGGACGGGCTTGAAGCTCCTACAGGAGATGCTTCGTCGCCGCCGGGCCGACATGAAAGTCGGCGATCTGATCCCCCTCGGCGATCTGTGGGACGTGCTGTCGGACGGCACCGGCGAGGCGTTCACCGACCGCCTGCGTCGTGAAGCCGAAGCGGCGCAACGTTTCCACGCGAGGGTTCGCGCGCATTTGCTGGAGAAGTACGGCAGCTCGGGCGACCAGCGATTCGTCGCCGACGACCGGCTGGTCAAGACGCTGCTGCTCGCGTCGCTCACGCCCAAGGTGCCCGCGTTCGCGCAGCTGACCGGCGCCCGGCTGGCCGCGCTCAATCACGGCTCCATCAGGTCGCGTACCGTCGCGCCGGGCGACGTGGTGGTGAGCCGGCTGCGCGAGCTGCAGGGTCAGTTCGGCGAGTTGCGCTCGGACCGCGACGAAGATCCGATGTTCGCGCTGCACCTGTCCGATCTGGACATCGAGCCGTTGCTGGACGCGGTCGGCGAGAAGGACCGGGTCGGTGCCCGCCGGGTATGGGTGCGCGACCAGTTGTGGAAGGCGTTGGGGATCAAGGACTCCGGCGAGTTCGTGTCGGAGCGGGAAGTCGTCTGGCGTGGTACCCGACGCACCGCGGAGTTTGTCTTCGCCAACGTCCGCGACAGCCAGGAGTTGGTCGACGCGCAGTTCGGTCCCAGCCTGGCCGGGCGGGTGCGCTTCATCCTGGACTACCCGTTCGACTCGGCGGGGCAGCACCCCAGCGACGACGCGGCACGGGTCACGGGGCTGGTCCGATCGGGGTTCGATGCGGCGACCGTCGTCTGGCTGCCGCACTTCCTGTCGACGCAGAAGGCCGCGCAGCTCGGCAGACTACTGAAGATCGACTACCTGCTGGAGCGCGACCGGCTCGACGACTACGCCGTGCACCTGTCCGCCGACGACCGCATCCGGGTCCGGCACCAGTTGCAGGCCCAGCGCGACAACCTGACTTCACAGCTCACCGCGGCGCTGCGCCAGCTCTACGGCATCGCGCAGGCTGAGGAGAGCACGATCAGCGCCGAGGTCGGGCAACAGGGACACGTGATGTCCCTGTTGCCGGCGCACAAGCCACGCCTGCTCGCGGGTGCCGGGTTCGAGCACAACCTGTTCGCGCTGGCCGACGGGGTGTTCGAAACGCTCTACCCGAAGCATCCCGATTTCGACCCCCAGCGCAACCGCAAGCCGGTCACCACCGGCGAACTGCGCACGGTGCTGGGGTGGATCACCCGTGCCGCGGAGGACGGTGGCCGACGTGTCGTCGTCGACCGCAACCACCTGGCGCTGGTGAAGCGGATCGTGCACCCGCTGGAACTCGGAGAGGTCAGCGACGGCCCGCTGAACCTGTCCAACGAGTGGCGGCGGCGGATCGAGCAGTACGCCGCCCAACAGGGCGTGACCGGCGACTACGCCGTCGAGGACATCAGACAGTGGATCTCCGGGCTCGGCTTCACCGGTTTGGACAAACCCGTCGCCAACCTGGTCGTCGCGACCTACGCGCTGCTCGCCGACCGTGCGTGGCTGCACCACGGCGGTCCGACCGATCCACCGGACCTGGATCGGATCGGTCCCGGCTACGCGTTGCGGGCGCAGGAACTGCCCACCGCCGAGGAGTTCACCGCTGCTCGCACGAGGGCGATGAGGCTGTTCGGCGTGCACGTGCCCGACGCGCTGTTCGCCCGCAACGTCAACCGACTCGCGGCAGAGATCCGGACGCAGATCGCCGCGCACGAGTCAGCGGTGAACGGAGTCCGCGTCTCGCTGGGCAAGCACGCGGCGGCGCTGGGCGTCACCGACGCGGACGCGCGACCGCGAACCGCGCGGGACGCGGCGGATCTGCTGGCCGCGCTGTCGACCCTGCACGACGCGACTCCGATGCTCCGGCACCTGGTTCGCGTCGCGTACGACGCCACGGACGAAGTGGTCGGCAACGCGATCAAGTCCGCGGTGTCGGTGCTGTCCGCGCTGGACAAGGTCGACTGGTCCCTCCTGGAGTCGGTAAGGGGATTCACCGGTCGTGAGGACGGCGTAGGCGACCGTGCCCGCCGGCTGGTCTCCGATGTACGGCTGGCCGCGGCGGACGACGAGTTCAACCGGCCGCTGGCCCCGGTGCTGGATTCGATCAGGCGGGACGCGGTCGCACTGATCAGTGAAGCGGCGCGTCTCGCCGGAGCCGCCGCCGGCACGACCTCCGGGAACCGGGTGATCGTCGAACCGGTGCCGCCGGTACCCGAGGGGGGCGCCGACCAGATCAGCTTGACCGACCACGGCACTCCCGCGGTGCCCGGTGGGAGCGGCGACAAGCCGGCCATGACGCCTCGCCGGCACGTAGTGCGGTCCAGTGCCGTGGAACGTGAACTGGCCGGGATCATCTCCGACATCCGGCGGGAGATCCACGCCTACGCCGGCCGACACCCGGGCGGGCGCATCGAGATCACCTGGCGCGTGGTGGCAGAGGAGGAATCCTGA
- the pglZ gene encoding BREX-2 system phosphatase PglZ has protein sequence MVAPPEVNRRIVESLLEAELPHAGDRRLVLVHGRYDESSPSEFALRVGGRQRRVTVTDQRSVLGIVDAWRRHRVGADTDDVLVVTTGVDDAQLGWNLRGHAVGRATRTVDRAEIVKQRFGAVDIDPRIRRERWLVDALLAAEPAAGWRRSGPVLTRDTAVRALIGARVGGTELAEGTLDASSLLSWSRTAAGSAFAALPEAEQAGLSSWLVENVGAAAVVVMSLAAAGQADDVMALGVLASAIAGPNASTDAALAIGGLLGRVRPRGNELQAFVDAVEGVLDRWAGEAATGTATGQETRRQVLDVVRRADDLAVSADLTASLTANRFLPSSFDARLRDLAGALARGPHNAADTALRAVEEHALARLFPGRAAAAATAVRLARWIAEPEDDVESVASGVRNHLADWAWVDRALALLWMGDSVHDPVVGQAYRSVHDAARARRDRLDERFAKHLAVWTRHASTQDTGGCLVIEDVLGQVVAPLAGGHRSPLMIVLDGMSGAVATELGEQLAARGWEEVSPEADTRVVAVAAIPSVTRVSRASLLTAGLASGDQSSEKSGFEAFWRRHRRTASLFHKGEIGGHAGQRLSDDLVTALAGDEIVGVVLNTVDDALDHGREGDRTGWRVGDVTYLADLLDAARAYARPVVLASDHGHVLERTEPGSGPIDAPGVESARWRTGTPREGEVSLTGPRVLDGGGSVVVPWREDIRYTPRKAGYHGGASLAEMAVPVLVLLPSVDLMPTGWHLLCPEAVTPAWWRRPVEAATPAPAQRRRPQRAEPRADERSTPLFPVETASRDAETLGRRVVASKIYDAQKEYVPKAPKKPEVAAVIDMLAAADGTRSLTSVATAAGRSGRNPEFLVSTLQRLLNVEGYPVLSSVDGGRTLKLDLELLCEQFGVEKP, from the coding sequence ATGGTGGCGCCACCCGAGGTGAACCGACGCATCGTCGAGTCGCTGCTGGAAGCGGAACTGCCGCATGCCGGCGACCGCCGGCTGGTGCTCGTGCACGGTCGTTACGACGAGTCGTCGCCGAGCGAGTTCGCCCTGCGGGTGGGCGGCCGGCAGCGCCGGGTCACGGTGACCGACCAGCGGTCGGTCCTCGGCATCGTCGACGCGTGGAGGCGACACCGGGTGGGTGCGGACACCGACGACGTGCTCGTCGTGACCACCGGGGTGGACGACGCCCAGCTCGGCTGGAACCTGCGCGGCCACGCCGTCGGCCGGGCGACACGCACGGTCGACCGGGCCGAGATCGTCAAGCAGCGGTTCGGCGCGGTCGACATCGACCCGCGCATCCGCCGCGAACGCTGGCTTGTCGACGCGTTGCTGGCGGCCGAGCCCGCCGCCGGCTGGCGTCGCTCAGGCCCCGTGCTGACCCGGGACACCGCCGTACGTGCGTTGATCGGGGCACGGGTCGGAGGTACCGAACTCGCCGAGGGGACGCTGGACGCGAGCAGCCTGCTGAGCTGGTCGCGCACCGCGGCGGGTTCGGCCTTCGCCGCCCTGCCCGAGGCGGAACAAGCGGGACTGTCCTCGTGGTTGGTGGAGAACGTCGGCGCGGCGGCGGTGGTGGTGATGTCGCTCGCCGCCGCCGGACAGGCGGACGACGTGATGGCACTGGGGGTGCTCGCGTCGGCGATCGCCGGGCCGAACGCCTCGACCGACGCGGCCCTGGCGATCGGTGGCCTGCTCGGACGGGTCCGCCCACGCGGCAACGAACTCCAGGCGTTCGTGGACGCGGTCGAGGGCGTACTCGACCGGTGGGCCGGGGAGGCTGCGACCGGCACCGCGACCGGGCAGGAAACCCGCCGCCAAGTGCTGGACGTGGTGCGCCGGGCCGACGATTTGGCCGTCTCCGCGGACCTCACCGCGAGCCTCACCGCGAACCGGTTCCTGCCGAGCAGCTTCGACGCCCGGCTGCGCGACCTCGCCGGCGCGCTGGCCCGGGGACCGCACAACGCCGCCGACACCGCACTACGCGCGGTCGAGGAGCACGCGCTGGCGCGGTTGTTCCCCGGACGCGCCGCCGCGGCGGCCACGGCCGTCCGCCTCGCGCGCTGGATCGCCGAGCCCGAGGACGATGTCGAATCCGTCGCCTCGGGAGTGCGGAACCACCTCGCGGACTGGGCGTGGGTGGACCGTGCGCTGGCGCTGCTGTGGATGGGCGACAGCGTGCACGACCCGGTCGTCGGGCAGGCGTACCGGTCCGTGCACGACGCCGCGCGTGCCCGCCGGGACAGGCTGGACGAGCGGTTCGCCAAGCACCTGGCGGTGTGGACCCGGCACGCGTCGACCCAGGACACCGGTGGCTGTCTGGTGATCGAGGACGTGCTCGGCCAGGTCGTCGCACCGTTGGCGGGCGGACACCGGTCCCCCCTGATGATCGTGCTGGACGGCATGAGCGGCGCGGTCGCCACCGAACTCGGCGAGCAGCTTGCCGCACGGGGGTGGGAGGAGGTCTCGCCGGAGGCCGACACGCGGGTCGTCGCCGTCGCCGCGATCCCCTCGGTGACCCGGGTCAGCCGTGCGAGCCTGCTCACCGCCGGCCTGGCAAGCGGCGACCAGTCGAGCGAGAAGTCCGGGTTCGAGGCGTTCTGGCGTCGACACCGCAGGACGGCCTCGCTGTTCCACAAAGGAGAGATCGGCGGCCATGCGGGGCAGCGGCTGTCGGACGATCTCGTCACCGCACTGGCCGGCGACGAGATCGTCGGTGTCGTGCTCAACACCGTCGACGACGCCCTCGACCACGGACGTGAAGGCGACCGCACCGGATGGCGGGTCGGTGACGTCACCTACCTGGCCGACCTGCTGGACGCCGCCCGCGCCTACGCCCGGCCTGTCGTGCTGGCCTCCGACCACGGGCATGTGCTGGAACGAACGGAGCCGGGCTCCGGGCCGATCGACGCGCCCGGTGTCGAGTCGGCCCGCTGGCGTACCGGTACACCTCGGGAAGGCGAGGTCTCGCTGACCGGGCCCCGGGTGCTCGACGGTGGTGGCAGCGTAGTCGTGCCCTGGCGTGAAGACATCCGCTACACACCGCGTAAGGCCGGCTACCACGGTGGCGCGTCACTCGCCGAGATGGCGGTCCCGGTGCTGGTCCTGCTCCCCTCGGTCGACCTGATGCCGACCGGCTGGCACCTGTTGTGCCCGGAGGCGGTGACACCCGCGTGGTGGAGGCGTCCGGTCGAAGCCGCCACGCCGGCACCCGCGCAGCGGCGCAGGCCACAGCGCGCCGAGCCCCGCGCGGACGAACGGTCCACACCGCTGTTCCCGGTCGAAACAGCGAGCCGGGACGCCGAGACTTTGGGCCGCCGGGTGGTCGCGTCGAAGATCTACGACGCGCAGAAGGAGTACGTGCCGAAGGCTCCCAAGAAGCCCGAGGTCGCGGCCGTGATCGACATGCTCGCCGCGGCCGACGGAACGCGCTCGCTCACTTCCGTCGCCACCGCGGCAGGTCGGTCGGGACGCAATCCGGAGTTCCTCGTCAGCACCCTGCAGCGGCTGCTCAACGTCGAGGGCTATCCGGTACTGTCCTCTGTGGATGGTGGTCGCACGCTCAAGCTCGACCTGGAGCTGTTGTGCGAGCAGTTCGGGGTGGAGAAGCCGTGA
- the brxD gene encoding BREX system ATP-binding protein BrxD, translated as MTGPVSEARRREVVAALRRGTVPQAGLDLFAVGLDRFVTAMDEDLATASKGGAAFHAVRGEYGSGKTFFARWLAERAKRSGHATAEVQISETETPLHRLETVYRRLTERLTTATHRPSALGPVVDSWFYTLEEEVLDAGEVAEDDRDALSEAVDALLEQRLAEVARTTPAFAAALRGYRRARVEGDAATAEALIAWLGGQKSVATSARRAAGVRGDLDHFAALGFLQGLLTVLRDCGHPGLLLVLDEIETLQRVRTDVREKGLNALRQLLDEIDAGRFPGLFLVITGTPAFFDGQQGVQRLAPLAQRLATDFTTDARFDSPRAVQLRLPGFDLDRLTELGSAVRDLYAGVARHPDRIGSIVDDAYVAKLAAAVTGGLGGRVGVAPRIFLRKLVADVLDRVDEYPEFDPRVHYALTMTSAELTEVERNAAAGADDIELDMP; from the coding sequence GTGACCGGTCCCGTCAGCGAGGCCCGCCGCCGTGAGGTCGTCGCGGCCTTGCGGCGGGGTACCGTCCCACAAGCCGGGCTCGACCTGTTCGCGGTGGGACTCGACCGGTTCGTCACCGCGATGGACGAAGACCTCGCCACCGCGTCGAAAGGTGGCGCCGCGTTCCACGCTGTGCGGGGCGAGTACGGCTCGGGCAAGACGTTCTTCGCCCGCTGGCTGGCCGAGCGGGCCAAGCGGTCGGGGCACGCGACGGCCGAGGTCCAGATCTCGGAGACCGAGACTCCCCTGCACCGGTTGGAGACGGTGTACCGGAGGTTGACCGAACGGCTGACCACGGCGACGCACCGACCCAGCGCGCTCGGCCCTGTTGTCGATTCCTGGTTCTACACCCTTGAGGAGGAGGTCCTCGACGCGGGCGAGGTGGCCGAGGACGACCGGGACGCGTTGTCCGAAGCGGTGGACGCACTGCTGGAACAGCGCCTTGCGGAGGTCGCCCGCACGACACCCGCGTTCGCCGCGGCCCTGCGCGGTTACCGACGCGCACGGGTCGAGGGTGACGCCGCGACCGCCGAGGCGCTCATCGCCTGGCTGGGCGGGCAGAAGTCCGTCGCGACGTCCGCACGTCGGGCCGCCGGAGTGCGGGGCGACCTGGACCATTTCGCCGCCCTGGGATTCCTCCAGGGTCTGCTGACCGTGCTCCGTGACTGCGGCCACCCTGGCCTGCTGCTCGTGCTCGACGAGATCGAGACGCTGCAACGGGTTCGGACGGACGTTCGGGAGAAGGGGCTCAACGCGCTCCGGCAACTGCTGGACGAGATCGACGCGGGTCGCTTCCCCGGGCTGTTCCTCGTGATCACCGGGACGCCTGCGTTCTTCGACGGACAGCAGGGCGTGCAGCGCCTGGCCCCGCTGGCACAGCGCTTGGCCACCGATTTCACCACCGACGCGAGGTTCGATTCCCCCAGGGCGGTGCAGCTGCGACTGCCCGGGTTCGACCTCGACCGCTTGACCGAGCTCGGCAGCGCCGTCCGCGACCTCTACGCCGGGGTGGCACGTCATCCCGACCGGATCGGATCCATCGTCGACGACGCCTACGTGGCGAAGCTGGCCGCGGCCGTGACAGGGGGGCTCGGCGGCCGGGTGGGTGTGGCGCCCCGGATCTTCCTGCGCAAGCTCGTAGCCGATGTGCTGGACCGGGTCGACGAATACCCGGAGTTCGATCCGCGGGTCCACTACGCCCTGACGATGACCTCCGCCGAGTTGACCGAGGTCGAGCGCAACGCCGCGGCCGGCGCGGACGACATCGAGTTGGACATGCCGTGA
- a CDS encoding DEAD/DEAH box helicase has product MTDGSDDLHPTLAHHIVNTLGWRSMRPLQSAAVRPLVTGDDALLLAPTAGGKTEAACFPLLSAMERHRWTGLSVVYVCPLKALLNNLLPRLESYASWLGRRAALWHGDTTSSARRGILREPPDILLTTPESLEAMLVSANVDHKRVFADLRAVVVDEVHAFAGDDRGWHLLAVLERLTRIAGRPVQRVGLSATVGNPHDLLTWLQGSGRGSRPAQVVAPEADSPPTAPASVDIEVDYVGSVSNAATIIATLHQGRKRLVFCDSRQLVEELGAALRSRGVTTFLSHASLSADERHRAEQAFAEARDCVIVSTSTLELGIDVGDLDRVIQINTPRSVASFLQRLGRTGRRPGTTRNCLFLAIRRDEVVWTSALLLLWSRGYVEPVTAPPEPRHIVAQQLLALCLQENRIGARLWDREWNGLTPFDRSAEPVLGHLTDNGFLDRDGELLFIGPTAEQRFGRRHFMDMTAVFTAPPQFTVFHGRREIGRTDPALLTEKVEGPRLLLLAGRSWQVGWIDWKRRRCFVEEADRGGKARWHTSGIGGASFDLTRAAREVLLGERPPVTLTRRAERALADEREDAGSRVYPGGTVITSDGVDTRWWTWAGYRANATLAATLSDLLDERQRVDDASIRLRNDLSREMWRVATTGASGRLVLPEVDEQALTGLKFGEALPTRLAVATLATRIADVQGATRTLAEPVRHHVRPR; this is encoded by the coding sequence GTGACGGACGGCTCCGACGACCTGCACCCGACCCTGGCCCACCACATCGTGAACACGCTCGGGTGGAGGTCGATGCGACCTCTGCAGTCCGCGGCGGTACGGCCGCTGGTCACGGGCGATGACGCCCTCCTCCTCGCACCCACGGCGGGCGGCAAGACCGAAGCCGCCTGCTTCCCTTTGCTCAGCGCGATGGAGCGGCACCGATGGACCGGCTTGTCAGTGGTCTACGTGTGCCCGCTCAAGGCGTTGCTGAACAATCTCCTCCCGCGCCTGGAGTCCTACGCGTCGTGGCTGGGGCGTCGCGCGGCACTCTGGCACGGTGACACGACCTCGTCCGCGCGCCGGGGCATCCTGCGTGAGCCTCCGGACATCCTGTTGACCACGCCCGAGTCCCTCGAAGCGATGCTGGTGAGCGCGAACGTGGACCACAAACGCGTGTTCGCCGACCTGCGCGCTGTCGTCGTGGACGAGGTGCACGCGTTCGCGGGTGACGATCGGGGCTGGCACCTGCTCGCGGTCCTGGAACGCCTCACCCGGATCGCCGGGCGGCCGGTACAACGGGTGGGCCTGTCGGCGACCGTCGGCAATCCGCATGACCTGCTGACCTGGTTGCAGGGCTCCGGCCGAGGATCCCGCCCCGCCCAGGTCGTCGCGCCGGAAGCCGACAGTCCGCCCACCGCCCCGGCATCCGTCGACATCGAAGTGGACTACGTGGGCTCGGTGTCCAACGCCGCCACGATCATCGCCACGTTGCACCAGGGTCGGAAACGGCTCGTGTTCTGCGACTCGAGGCAGCTGGTCGAGGAACTGGGCGCCGCGCTGCGCTCCCGCGGCGTCACCACCTTCCTGTCGCACGCGTCGTTGTCCGCCGACGAACGACACCGTGCCGAGCAGGCATTCGCCGAAGCCCGCGACTGCGTGATCGTCTCGACCAGCACGCTCGAACTGGGCATCGACGTCGGCGATCTGGACCGGGTGATCCAGATCAACACACCCCGCTCCGTCGCCTCGTTCCTGCAACGGCTGGGCCGCACAGGACGCCGGCCGGGCACGACCCGCAACTGCCTGTTCCTCGCGATCCGACGGGACGAAGTGGTGTGGACGTCGGCACTGCTGCTTCTGTGGAGCCGGGGCTACGTCGAACCGGTGACCGCACCACCCGAGCCGCGGCACATCGTGGCCCAACAGCTGCTGGCGCTGTGCCTGCAGGAGAACCGCATCGGGGCACGGCTGTGGGATCGGGAGTGGAACGGGTTGACGCCGTTCGACCGCAGTGCGGAGCCGGTTCTCGGACACTTGACGGACAACGGATTTCTCGACCGGGACGGCGAACTGCTGTTCATCGGTCCCACCGCCGAACAGCGGTTCGGCCGACGGCATTTCATGGACATGACGGCCGTGTTCACCGCGCCGCCGCAGTTCACCGTGTTCCACGGACGCCGCGAGATCGGCCGCACGGACCCGGCGCTCCTGACGGAGAAGGTGGAAGGACCGCGACTGCTCCTGCTGGCCGGGCGCAGTTGGCAGGTCGGCTGGATCGATTGGAAGCGCCGCCGGTGTTTCGTGGAGGAAGCGGATCGCGGCGGCAAGGCGCGCTGGCACACCTCGGGCATCGGCGGCGCGTCCTTCGACCTCACGCGGGCGGCGCGGGAGGTGCTGCTCGGTGAACGGCCGCCGGTCACGCTGACCCGACGTGCGGAACGCGCGCTCGCGGACGAACGTGAGGACGCGGGAAGTCGGGTGTACCCCGGCGGCACGGTGATCACCTCGGACGGGGTCGACACCCGGTGGTGGACCTGGGCCGGTTACCGGGCGAACGCCACCCTCGCCGCCACCTTGTCGGACCTTCTCGACGAACGGCAGCGAGTCGACGACGCCTCGATCCGCCTGCGCAACGACCTGAGCCGCGAAATGTGGCGGGTGGCGACCACCGGCGCATCGGGACGGCTGGTGCTGCCGGAGGTCGACGAGCAGGCTCTCACCGGGCTGAAGTTCGGCGAGGCGTTGCCCACGCGCCTGGCGGTGGCGACATTGGCGACCCGCATCGCAGATGTCCAGGGTGCGACCCGAACGCTCGCGGAACCAGTCCGTCACCACGTCCGGCCCCGTTGA
- a CDS encoding class I SAM-dependent methyltransferase: protein MGQSGNGPGAIAPDGSPVGFFARSPARREPEVVHRAVAEGAAILELGCGAGRVTHPLLALGHPVVGVDESPEMLAHVRTEVVCAPIEELRLDRRFDAVVLGSFLINSAGPALGRRFLDTARAHVRDDGVVLVERAVPSHGDSDGGEVSVGEIRRVGDDLIVATLEYRLDGQVWTHRITNHLLDDDALAACLRAADLELESFLTEDRSWVRARPV from the coding sequence ATGGGGCAGTCGGGGAACGGACCGGGGGCCATCGCGCCCGACGGCAGTCCGGTGGGCTTCTTCGCCCGGTCGCCGGCGCGTCGCGAACCCGAGGTCGTGCACCGGGCCGTCGCCGAGGGCGCGGCCATCCTCGAACTGGGCTGCGGAGCCGGGCGCGTCACGCACCCGCTGCTCGCCCTGGGGCATCCCGTCGTGGGCGTCGACGAATCGCCCGAGATGCTGGCGCACGTGCGGACCGAGGTGGTGTGCGCCCCGATCGAGGAGCTGCGCCTCGACCGGCGGTTCGACGCGGTGGTGCTGGGATCGTTCCTGATCAACTCGGCCGGACCGGCGCTGGGCCGCCGTTTCCTGGACACCGCGCGGGCGCACGTGCGCGACGACGGCGTGGTCCTGGTCGAACGCGCGGTGCCCAGCCACGGTGACTCCGACGGGGGCGAGGTGAGCGTGGGGGAGATCCGTCGCGTCGGCGACGACCTCATCGTGGCCACGCTGGAATACCGGCTGGACGGGCAGGTCTGGACGCACCGGATCACCAACCACCTGCTGGACGACGATGCCCTGGCGGCGTGCCTGCGCGCCGCGGACCTGGAGCTGGAGTCGTTCCTGACCGAGGACAGGAGCTGGGTCCGGGCCCGGCCGGTCTGA